From a single Haloarcula sp. DT43 genomic region:
- a CDS encoding lysylphosphatidylglycerol synthase transmembrane domain-containing protein has protein sequence MDGNRMATVAGFAAALAVLAGLVWLVGIAETLDALTRADPGALLAVAAIAVLWLVSWGLALWTVLRALGAPVAPHTAVLVFVAAVFSNNVTPFGQAGGEPVSALLISAAADTEYETGLAAIATVDTVHFLPSVGYAVVGFTFVAAGAVELTRNLAFAAGAVAALAVGIPVAAVLGWRHRYRVQAAVIRGVAPTLTALSRVVPRWSPPSAANIEARIAGFFSAIERIATDRRTVLQTFGLSAFGWACLSASLWTALYAVGTPVSAEVVLLVVPVASIASVVPLPGGSGAIETVLVTLLVSAAPVPAALATSAVLVHRVGSYLLPTIVGGGVAAALGVDRAASPPE, from the coding sequence ATGGACGGGAACCGGATGGCGACGGTCGCCGGATTCGCGGCGGCGCTCGCCGTCCTCGCGGGGCTGGTGTGGCTCGTCGGCATCGCCGAGACGCTGGACGCGCTCACGAGGGCTGACCCGGGGGCGCTGCTCGCCGTCGCGGCCATCGCCGTCCTGTGGCTCGTCTCGTGGGGGCTAGCGCTGTGGACGGTCCTGCGGGCGCTCGGCGCGCCGGTCGCGCCACACACCGCCGTCCTCGTGTTCGTCGCCGCCGTGTTCTCGAACAACGTCACGCCCTTCGGTCAGGCCGGGGGCGAGCCGGTGAGCGCGTTGCTCATCTCGGCGGCCGCCGACACCGAGTACGAGACCGGGCTGGCGGCCATCGCCACCGTCGACACGGTCCACTTCCTGCCGTCGGTCGGGTACGCCGTCGTCGGCTTCACCTTCGTCGCCGCCGGCGCGGTCGAACTGACCCGGAACCTGGCCTTTGCCGCCGGGGCCGTCGCGGCGCTCGCGGTCGGTATCCCTGTCGCCGCCGTCCTGGGCTGGCGACACCGGTACCGGGTACAGGCGGCGGTCATCCGCGGCGTGGCACCGACCCTGACGGCTCTCTCGCGGGTCGTGCCCCGGTGGTCCCCGCCGTCGGCGGCGAACATCGAGGCACGCATCGCGGGGTTCTTCTCGGCCATCGAACGCATCGCCACCGACCGACGGACGGTGCTCCAGACCTTCGGCCTCTCTGCCTTCGGCTGGGCCTGCCTGTCGGCGTCGCTGTGGACCGCGCTGTACGCCGTGGGAACGCCGGTGTCGGCCGAAGTCGTCCTGCTCGTCGTCCCCGTCGCCAGCATCGCCAGCGTCGTGCCGCTCCCCGGCGGGTCGGGGGCCATTGAGACGGTCCTCGTGACGCTGCTGGTCTCGGCGGCCCCGGTTCCGGCCGCCCTCGCCACCTCGGCGGTGCTGGTCCACCGCGTCGGGAGCTACCTGCTGCCGACGATTGTCGGCGGCGGCGTCGCCGCCGCACTCGGCGTCGACCGCGCCGCGTCGCCCCCGGAGTGA
- a CDS encoding 30S ribosomal protein S19e, with translation MATLYDVPPEELIEALTETLADEDDIEAPDWAEYTKTGVDRELPPEQEDFWARRAASLLRKVAVDGPVGVNTLRSEYGSSKQGTTRYRVRPHQKAEGSGNIIRTALQQLEDAGYVETSENDGRRVTGEGRSLLDDTAGDLLTELDRPELERYA, from the coding sequence ATGGCTACACTCTACGACGTTCCCCCCGAGGAACTCATCGAGGCACTCACGGAGACGCTCGCAGACGAAGACGACATCGAAGCGCCGGACTGGGCCGAGTACACGAAGACCGGCGTCGACCGCGAACTCCCACCCGAGCAGGAGGACTTCTGGGCGCGACGCGCCGCCAGCCTCCTCCGGAAGGTCGCCGTCGACGGCCCCGTCGGCGTCAACACCCTCCGCTCCGAATACGGTTCCTCGAAGCAGGGGACGACCCGCTACCGCGTCCGCCCCCACCAGAAGGCCGAGGGCTCGGGCAACATCATCCGGACGGCGCTCCAGCAGCTCGAAGACGCCGGCTACGTCGAGACCAGCGAGAACGACGGCCGCCGCGTCACCGGCGAGGGTCGCAGCCTCCTCGACGACACCGCGGGCGACCTCCTGACGGAACTCGACCGTCCGGAACTCGAGCGCTACGCGTAA
- a CDS encoding DNA-binding protein: MSGDPSEEELEELRQQKMEQLKEQQGGEDEAQEAAQQQAEAQKQAVLKQNLTDGARKRLNTVKMSKPQVGEQIEQQVVALARSGRVQGQIDEDQMKELLSELTPDSKSFDIKRR; the protein is encoded by the coding sequence ATGAGTGGCGACCCCAGCGAGGAGGAACTCGAAGAACTCCGGCAGCAGAAGATGGAGCAGCTCAAGGAACAGCAGGGCGGCGAGGACGAGGCCCAGGAAGCGGCCCAACAGCAGGCCGAGGCCCAGAAGCAAGCGGTCCTCAAGCAGAACCTCACCGACGGCGCGCGAAAGCGGCTCAACACGGTCAAGATGTCCAAGCCGCAGGTCGGCGAGCAGATAGAACAGCAGGTCGTCGCGCTGGCGCGAAGCGGCCGCGTCCAGGGCCAGATAGACGAGGACCAGATGAAAGAGCTCCTCTCGGAGCTGACGCCCGACTCGAAGAGTTTCGACATCAAGCGCCGCTAG
- a CDS encoding DUF7411 family protein — MRCALLYSGGKDSTLAALLLDPFYDVTLVSGTFGVSAVDPARESATAVGFDHATVDLDPDVARDAVERMHDDGYPRNGIQQVHEHAVERAADGDWLAAGDDQFDAVADGTRRDDRVPTVERPLAQSVEDRFGVDYLAPLAGIGRGAIDAMAADRLVVESGPSAEIPKADYEVELRALLRERYGEGAVTDVFPDHTQSRVRGLR, encoded by the coding sequence ATGCGCTGTGCCCTGTTGTACAGCGGCGGGAAGGACTCGACGCTGGCGGCGCTCTTGCTCGACCCCTTTTACGACGTGACGCTCGTCAGCGGCACCTTCGGCGTCAGTGCCGTCGACCCTGCCCGGGAGAGCGCGACAGCCGTGGGCTTCGACCACGCCACGGTCGACCTGGACCCGGACGTGGCCCGCGACGCCGTCGAGCGGATGCACGACGACGGCTACCCCCGAAACGGTATCCAGCAGGTCCACGAACACGCCGTCGAGCGCGCCGCGGACGGCGACTGGCTCGCCGCGGGCGACGACCAGTTCGACGCCGTCGCCGACGGCACGCGCCGGGACGACCGGGTGCCGACCGTCGAGCGCCCGCTCGCCCAGAGCGTCGAGGACCGTTTCGGCGTGGACTACCTCGCGCCGCTCGCGGGCATCGGCCGCGGCGCTATCGACGCGATGGCCGCCGACCGGCTCGTCGTCGAAAGCGGCCCGAGCGCCGAGATTCCGAAGGCCGATTACGAGGTCGAGCTACGGGCACTCCTGCGGGAGCGCTACGGCGAGGGTGCCGTGACCGACGTGTTCCCCGACCACACGCAGTCCCGCGTCCGGGGCCTGCGGTAG
- a CDS encoding RAD55 family ATPase: MGTVSVDAPRGGTVTRRFETGVRALDRKLDGGIPAGSLVTLLADPASQAELFLSGFAARQATVYLSGEQAPTAVTSALRSQRGTYDDLSVSQLNREAPVSDALGHVESLGSESLLVVDPVGPLERADAGEFRAFLETLQARLAQTDSVAVLYALKHDAAPAQRHRTEYTSDVVFDLETTRAEDVIENRLFVPKFRGGRALTEPIRLDLTDRISVDTSRDIA; encoded by the coding sequence ATTGGCACGGTGTCCGTGGACGCGCCGCGGGGTGGAACGGTGACACGGCGGTTCGAGACGGGGGTTCGAGCGCTCGACCGGAAGCTCGACGGGGGCATCCCGGCCGGCAGCCTCGTCACACTGCTGGCCGACCCGGCGAGCCAGGCGGAGTTGTTCCTCTCGGGGTTCGCCGCCCGACAGGCGACGGTGTACCTCTCCGGCGAGCAGGCACCGACGGCCGTCACGTCGGCGCTCCGGTCCCAGCGAGGGACCTACGACGACCTCTCGGTCAGCCAACTGAACCGCGAGGCCCCGGTCAGCGATGCGCTGGGACACGTCGAGAGCCTCGGGTCCGAGTCGCTGCTGGTCGTCGACCCGGTCGGACCGCTCGAACGTGCCGACGCGGGGGAGTTCCGGGCGTTCCTCGAAACGCTGCAGGCCAGGCTCGCACAGACCGACAGCGTCGCGGTGCTGTACGCGCTCAAACACGACGCCGCGCCGGCACAACGCCACCGGACGGAGTACACCAGCGACGTGGTGTTCGACCTCGAGACGACGCGGGCCGAGGACGTCATCGAGAACAGGCTCTTCGTCCCGAAGTTCCGCGGGGGGCGGGCACTCACCGAGCCGATACGCCTCGACCTCACCGACCGCATCAGCGTGGACACCAGCCGGGACATCGCATAG
- the hisS gene encoding histidine--tRNA ligase: MYDSVKGFRDFYPEEMQARRWAMDTLEDVARRYGFREIGTPALEPTEMYVDKSGEEIVEELYSFEDKGGREVALTPELTPTVARMFVAKQQELSKPIKWVSTRPFWRYEEPQQGRFREFYQTNVDIFGSSEPTADAEVLAVAVDMLTELGLTAEDFEIRVSHRDILSGVLESFGADVDVPAAIRAVDKRAKIDHDEYLDALVEAGLNYGQADTFDEMLQIDADEIEALADITGSEDVRAATDNLQAVLDAAADFGVREYLTVSLTTARGLDYYTGVVFECFDSTGEVSRSVFGGGRYDDLIEGFGGQPTPAVGFAPGHATLQLLCQRAGAWPAEELSTDYYVLQVGDTRPTAARIARDLRERGHVVESDVADRSFGAQMGYADGVNAETVVIVGEQDLENDEVTLKEMDDGEQVSVPLSEFPGDHDRPTFEDFTE; encoded by the coding sequence ATGTACGACTCCGTCAAGGGCTTTCGCGATTTCTACCCCGAGGAGATGCAGGCTCGGCGCTGGGCCATGGACACCCTGGAAGACGTCGCACGGCGGTACGGCTTCCGGGAAATCGGCACGCCGGCGCTGGAGCCGACCGAGATGTACGTCGACAAGAGCGGCGAGGAGATAGTCGAGGAACTGTACAGTTTCGAGGACAAGGGCGGGCGCGAGGTGGCCCTGACGCCGGAGCTGACGCCGACCGTCGCGCGGATGTTCGTCGCGAAGCAACAGGAACTGTCAAAGCCCATCAAGTGGGTGTCGACGCGGCCGTTCTGGCGCTACGAGGAGCCCCAGCAGGGCCGGTTCCGGGAGTTCTACCAGACTAACGTCGACATCTTCGGGTCGTCGGAGCCGACGGCCGACGCGGAGGTTCTGGCCGTCGCCGTGGACATGCTCACGGAACTGGGGCTGACGGCCGAGGACTTCGAAATCCGCGTCTCCCACCGCGACATCCTCTCGGGCGTGCTGGAGTCGTTCGGGGCCGACGTGGACGTGCCCGCGGCCATTCGCGCCGTCGACAAGCGGGCGAAAATCGACCACGACGAGTACCTCGACGCCCTCGTCGAGGCGGGGCTCAACTACGGCCAGGCCGACACGTTCGACGAGATGCTCCAGATTGACGCCGACGAAATCGAGGCGCTGGCCGACATCACCGGCTCCGAGGACGTTCGCGCGGCGACCGACAACCTCCAGGCGGTGCTCGACGCCGCCGCGGACTTCGGCGTCCGCGAGTATCTCACCGTCTCGCTGACGACCGCACGCGGGCTGGATTACTACACCGGTGTCGTCTTCGAGTGCTTCGATTCGACGGGCGAAGTGTCACGGTCGGTGTTCGGCGGCGGCCGCTACGACGACCTCATCGAGGGCTTCGGCGGCCAGCCGACGCCGGCCGTCGGCTTCGCACCGGGTCACGCCACGCTCCAACTCCTCTGCCAGCGGGCCGGCGCCTGGCCCGCCGAGGAGTTGTCGACGGACTACTACGTCCTGCAGGTCGGCGACACGCGCCCGACTGCGGCCCGCATCGCCCGGGACCTGCGCGAGCGCGGTCACGTCGTCGAGAGCGACGTTGCCGACCGGTCTTTCGGCGCGCAGATGGGCTACGCTGACGGTGTCAACGCCGAGACGGTCGTCATCGTCGGCGAGCAGGACCTGGAAAACGACGAGGTGACGCTCAAGGAAATGGACGACGGCGAGCAGGTCAGCGTCCCGCTTTCTGAGTTCCCGGGCGACCACGACCGCCCGACGTTCGAGGACTTCACGGAATAG
- a CDS encoding SHOCT domain-containing protein gives MQLPSIALPRWKLVAAILIVSTGVAMLGGTAGLGNVLTPVAIILGWFILAPLVALLGSELPMIESPEDKTAADETAVTDTAEPTEDPVDHLRERYARGELTDSEFERRLDRLLETESLSATDESEDEARETDRELSLETE, from the coding sequence ATGCAGCTTCCCTCCATTGCCCTCCCGAGGTGGAAGCTCGTCGCGGCTATTCTGATCGTTTCGACGGGCGTCGCCATGCTCGGCGGGACGGCCGGCCTCGGCAACGTACTCACACCGGTGGCGATAATCCTCGGCTGGTTCATCCTGGCCCCGCTCGTCGCCCTGCTGGGTTCGGAACTGCCGATGATCGAGTCCCCGGAAGACAAGACAGCGGCCGACGAAACCGCTGTAACTGACACAGCAGAACCGACGGAAGACCCGGTCGATCACCTCCGGGAGCGCTACGCCCGCGGCGAACTGACCGACAGCGAGTTCGAGCGGCGGCTGGACCGGTTGCTGGAGACCGAATCGCTCTCGGCGACCGACGAGTCCGAGGACGAGGCCCGTGAGACGGACAGAGAACTCAGTCTCGAAACCGAGTGA
- a CDS encoding GNAT family N-acetyltransferase has translation MSNAAAADHDFPRPPETFTDHDGRTVTIEAYDGDIDPLVEMYADFGNDSRSQGVPPRTEADIRDWLPNLVGNGLNVVVWHEGKAVGHAVLVPYQDTSELAIFVHPDYQYAGIGSRLIRVLLGYGQENDLERVWLSVSNTNHVARALYESVGFETVAKERVEMEMERAL, from the coding sequence ATGTCCAACGCCGCCGCGGCGGATCACGACTTCCCCCGCCCGCCCGAAACGTTCACCGACCACGACGGGCGGACGGTGACAATCGAGGCTTACGACGGCGACATAGACCCGCTGGTGGAGATGTACGCCGACTTCGGGAACGACTCACGGTCACAGGGCGTCCCGCCCCGGACCGAAGCGGACATCCGCGACTGGCTCCCGAATCTCGTCGGAAACGGTCTGAACGTCGTCGTCTGGCACGAGGGGAAAGCCGTCGGCCACGCCGTCCTCGTCCCGTATCAGGACACCTCCGAACTGGCGATTTTCGTCCATCCGGACTACCAGTACGCCGGCATCGGCTCACGGCTCATCCGTGTGCTGCTCGGCTACGGACAGGAAAACGACCTCGAACGGGTCTGGCTCTCCGTCTCGAACACCAACCACGTCGCACGAGCGCTGTACGAGTCCGTCGGCTTCGAGACGGTTGCCAAGGAGCGCGTGGAGATGGAGATGGAGCGGGCGCTCTGA
- the truA gene encoding tRNA pseudouridine(38-40) synthase TruA yields MRAYRVAYDGRPYHGFQRQPDVDTVEGRLRSALVRLGVCERGDGLPERYAAAGRTDAGVSARAQTVAFDAPAWLSPSAFNGELPTDVRVWASTDVTDDFHATHDATERTYTYYLYAPTDADRPGRDPVDDGRWADAVAALAGSHDFHNLTSDDTGTERTVAIDWHRDGPFLVVRVRAGGFCRQLVRRLVSLAAAVADGSAPLSKVDRVLSPDTVAGPDGVPPVSAEPLVLSDVCYPDVTFTPDEDAAADAQAVFARRRANAQTAARVAGHVADGLSGGRD; encoded by the coding sequence ATGCGCGCCTATCGCGTGGCCTACGACGGCCGACCGTACCACGGGTTCCAGCGCCAGCCTGACGTCGATACCGTCGAGGGCCGACTGCGCTCGGCGCTGGTTCGTCTTGGGGTCTGCGAGCGTGGCGACGGCCTGCCGGAGCGGTACGCGGCCGCCGGCCGGACCGACGCCGGCGTCTCCGCGCGGGCACAGACCGTCGCCTTCGACGCCCCGGCGTGGCTCTCGCCGTCGGCGTTCAACGGCGAACTCCCGACCGACGTTCGCGTGTGGGCCAGCACCGACGTCACAGACGACTTTCACGCCACCCACGACGCGACCGAGCGCACGTACACCTACTACCTGTACGCGCCGACGGATGCCGACCGGCCCGGACGCGACCCGGTCGACGACGGGCGGTGGGCCGACGCCGTCGCGGCGCTCGCCGGGAGCCACGACTTCCACAACCTCACGTCCGACGACACCGGCACCGAGCGGACCGTGGCCATCGACTGGCATCGGGACGGCCCGTTCCTCGTCGTCCGGGTGCGCGCCGGCGGGTTCTGCCGCCAACTGGTCCGTCGCCTCGTCTCGCTCGCGGCGGCCGTTGCGGACGGCTCGGCCCCGCTGTCGAAGGTCGACCGCGTCCTCTCGCCCGACACCGTCGCCGGCCCCGACGGCGTCCCCCCGGTCTCGGCCGAGCCGCTGGTGCTTTCGGACGTGTGCTACCCGGACGTGACGTTCACCCCGGACGAGGACGCCGCCGCGGACGCACAGGCCGTCTTTGCGCGTCGGCGCGCGAACGCACAGACGGCCGCGCGTGTCGCCGGTCACGTCGCCGACGGGCTGTCGGGCGGCCGCGACTGA
- the pepF gene encoding oligoendopeptidase F — translation MSSVPARSDIDEAYKWALDSLYASDEDWEAAYEEAEGLIEDLSAYEGRATEDAATLLETLETYEELMRTVSNVAAYARMRRDEDTTDDTYQALTARSQSLSSEASSAASFLEPELQDLEYDDIKAMVEAEPALEPYEHYFDDVLRMKPHTRSAEVETLLAELSEVTGAPGEVYNMLANADMEFPTVEDPDGEQQPITLNNFTMLQKHPDREFRERVYEAFYDEWETVRNAVGTAYKNAVKTDVKMASARDYDTAREAALDGPNVPTEVYDTLVDTVHDNLDTLHRHADLKRQSIGADELRMWDLYVPLVQEESPEIEYEQACEYVTEAVAPLGEDYQSRLAEGLDSRWVDVYETKHKQSGAYSGGTYDSQPFILLNYQDDVESMYTLAHELGHSMHSEYTSEEQPFVYSGYEIFVAEVASTVNETLLTHHLLDTVEDATLRRHILNEYLERFRSTLYRQTMFAEFEQRTHEMSEAGEPLTPDRLDDLYADLKGDYYEPAALDDRIAREWMRIPHFYRSFYVYQYATGISAAVALVDGILEEGEPAAQRYVDFLRSGSRQYPLELLRDAGVDMASPDPVESALSTYGDYLDEFAELL, via the coding sequence ATGAGTTCGGTACCCGCACGGAGCGACATCGACGAGGCGTACAAGTGGGCCCTCGACTCCCTCTACGCCAGCGACGAGGACTGGGAAGCCGCCTACGAAGAGGCGGAGGGCCTCATCGAGGACCTGTCCGCCTACGAGGGGCGGGCCACGGAGGACGCCGCGACCCTGCTAGAGACGCTAGAGACCTACGAGGAGCTGATGCGCACGGTCTCGAACGTGGCGGCCTACGCCCGGATGCGACGGGACGAGGACACGACCGACGACACGTATCAGGCGCTGACCGCGCGCTCGCAGTCGCTGTCCTCGGAGGCCAGTTCGGCGGCCTCGTTCCTCGAACCGGAACTGCAGGACCTGGAGTACGACGACATCAAGGCGATGGTCGAGGCAGAACCGGCCCTCGAACCCTACGAGCACTACTTCGACGACGTGCTCCGGATGAAGCCCCACACCCGCTCGGCCGAGGTCGAGACCCTGCTCGCGGAACTGAGCGAGGTCACCGGCGCGCCGGGCGAGGTGTACAACATGCTCGCCAACGCGGACATGGAGTTCCCGACCGTCGAGGACCCCGACGGCGAGCAACAGCCCATCACGCTCAACAACTTCACGATGCTGCAGAAACACCCCGACCGCGAGTTCCGAGAGCGCGTCTACGAGGCGTTCTACGACGAGTGGGAGACGGTCCGAAACGCCGTCGGCACGGCCTACAAGAACGCCGTCAAGACGGACGTGAAGATGGCCAGCGCGCGCGACTACGACACCGCCCGCGAGGCCGCGCTGGACGGCCCGAACGTGCCGACCGAGGTGTACGACACGCTCGTCGACACCGTCCACGACAACCTCGACACGCTCCACCGCCACGCCGACCTCAAACGCCAGTCAATCGGGGCCGACGAACTGCGGATGTGGGACCTCTACGTCCCGCTCGTTCAGGAGGAGTCGCCTGAAATCGAGTACGAGCAGGCCTGCGAGTACGTCACCGAGGCCGTCGCGCCGCTTGGCGAGGACTACCAGTCCCGGCTGGCCGAGGGGCTGGACTCCCGGTGGGTCGACGTCTACGAGACGAAACACAAGCAGTCCGGCGCCTATTCCGGCGGGACCTACGACTCCCAGCCGTTCATCCTGCTGAACTACCAGGACGACGTGGAGTCGATGTACACGCTGGCCCACGAACTGGGCCACTCGATGCACTCAGAGTACACCAGCGAGGAACAGCCGTTCGTCTACTCCGGCTACGAGATATTCGTCGCCGAGGTCGCCTCGACGGTCAACGAGACGCTGTTGACCCACCACCTGCTCGACACCGTCGAGGACGCCACTCTGCGCCGGCACATCCTCAACGAGTACCTCGAACGGTTCCGCTCGACCCTGTACCGCCAGACGATGTTCGCCGAGTTCGAACAGCGGACCCACGAGATGTCCGAGGCCGGCGAGCCGCTGACGCCCGACCGCCTGGACGACCTCTACGCCGACCTGAAGGGCGACTACTACGAGCCCGCGGCGCTCGACGACCGCATCGCCCGCGAGTGGATGCGCATCCCGCACTTCTACCGGTCGTTCTACGTCTACCAGTACGCGACGGGCATCTCGGCGGCCGTCGCGCTCGTCGACGGCATCCTGGAGGAGGGCGAGCCGGCCGCACAGCGGTACGTCGACTTCCTCCGGAGCGGCTCGCGGCAGTACCCGCTGGAACTGCTCCGGGACGCCGGCGTCGACATGGCCAGTCCCGACCCGGTCGAGTCGGCCCTCTCGACGTACGGCGACTATCTCGACGAGTTCGCCGAGTTGCTGTAA
- the pan2 gene encoding proteasome-activating nucleotidase Pan2 — protein MSRSPSLPERPRLELDPDMTPDERLEALREHFKEIVQVNEQLTEQLDDARDRQNDLTDEVDQLERENETLKTSSLYIATAEELTDDGVVVKQHGNNQEVLTEVSPSIRDGLEAGDRVAINDSFGVKQILDPETDARAQAMQVDGSPDVSYSDIGGLEEQIREVREAVEEPLVNADQFREVGIEPPSGVLLHGPPGTGKTMLAKAVANETDATFIKMAGSELVRKFIGEGARLVRDLFELAAEREPAIIFIDEIDAIAAKRTESKTSGDAEVQRTMMQLLSEMDGFDERGEIRIIAATNRFDMLDRAILRPGRFDRLIEVPNPDVEGRERILEIHTEEMNLDDDVDLGAFATETDGLSGAELASLATEAGMFAIRDGRTTVKQSDLHDALEKIEADDDASSVPVAFA, from the coding sequence ATGTCGCGCAGTCCCTCGCTTCCGGAACGACCACGGTTGGAACTCGACCCCGATATGACGCCCGACGAGCGTCTGGAGGCACTCCGGGAACACTTCAAGGAGATAGTACAGGTCAACGAACAGCTGACCGAGCAACTCGACGACGCCCGTGACCGGCAGAACGACCTCACGGACGAAGTCGACCAGCTCGAGCGGGAAAACGAGACGCTCAAGACCTCCTCGCTGTACATCGCCACGGCAGAGGAGCTGACCGACGACGGCGTCGTCGTCAAACAGCACGGCAACAACCAGGAGGTGCTGACCGAGGTCTCGCCGTCCATCCGCGACGGGCTGGAGGCCGGCGACCGCGTCGCCATCAACGACTCCTTCGGCGTCAAGCAGATTCTCGACCCCGAGACGGACGCCCGCGCGCAGGCGATGCAGGTCGACGGCTCCCCCGACGTGAGCTACTCGGACATCGGCGGCCTCGAAGAGCAGATACGCGAGGTCCGGGAGGCCGTCGAGGAGCCGCTGGTCAACGCCGACCAGTTCCGCGAGGTCGGCATCGAACCGCCCAGCGGCGTCCTGCTGCACGGCCCGCCCGGCACCGGGAAGACGATGCTGGCGAAGGCCGTCGCCAACGAGACCGACGCGACGTTCATCAAGATGGCCGGCTCCGAACTGGTCCGGAAGTTCATCGGCGAGGGCGCGCGACTGGTCCGGGACCTGTTCGAACTCGCCGCCGAGCGCGAACCGGCTATCATCTTCATCGACGAAATCGACGCCATCGCGGCAAAGCGAACGGAGTCGAAGACCTCCGGTGACGCCGAGGTCCAGCGGACGATGATGCAACTGCTCTCGGAGATGGACGGCTTCGACGAGCGCGGGGAAATCCGCATCATCGCGGCGACGAACCGCTTCGACATGCTCGACCGGGCCATCCTCCGCCCCGGCCGCTTCGACCGCCTCATCGAGGTCCCCAACCCCGACGTCGAGGGCCGCGAGCGCATCCTCGAAATCCACACCGAGGAGATGAACCTCGACGACGACGTGGACCTGGGCGCGTTCGCGACCGAAACCGACGGGCTGTCCGGCGCGGAACTGGCCTCGCTGGCGACCGAGGCCGGGATGTTCGCTATCCGCGACGGCCGGACCACGGTCAAGCAGTCCGACCTCCACGACGCCCTGGAGAAAATCGAAGCCGACGACGACGCCAGCAGCGTGCCGGTCGCGTTCGCGTAA
- the glpR gene encoding HTH-type transcriptional regulator GlpR — protein MIPDERRKEIVRRVNKSDRVTVEELTEEFGVSEATIRRDLSSLAEDGLIERFHGGALPASEEAANGSGTADSIDNPSGKRAIAERAIEELEDGDAVFFDTGPTAREVAKAIPEQVSLLAATNSPESAFELRETCGEVKVVGDSLRQTSDALVGPSAESYLRKTNFDIVFLETDAVQSDGGLSVSNEDEARIKTLLCEGGRHVILVADGSKLDSRSFREFATLSDIDMFITDVSLSDEMQRAFEQAGVTVVDNLVAVP, from the coding sequence ATGATACCTGATGAACGACGGAAGGAGATCGTCCGACGAGTGAACAAGTCGGATCGGGTCACGGTCGAGGAACTCACCGAGGAGTTCGGTGTCTCCGAGGCGACGATCCGACGGGACCTCTCGTCACTCGCGGAGGACGGACTCATCGAACGGTTTCACGGCGGTGCCCTCCCGGCGTCGGAAGAAGCGGCAAACGGGTCCGGGACGGCCGACAGCATCGACAATCCGAGCGGCAAGCGAGCAATCGCCGAGCGGGCCATCGAGGAACTGGAAGACGGCGACGCCGTCTTCTTCGACACGGGGCCGACAGCGCGGGAAGTGGCGAAGGCCATCCCGGAGCAGGTGTCGCTGCTCGCCGCGACGAACTCGCCCGAGAGCGCGTTCGAACTCCGCGAGACCTGCGGGGAAGTCAAGGTCGTCGGCGACTCGCTGCGCCAGACCTCGGACGCGCTCGTCGGCCCCAGCGCCGAGTCGTACCTCCGGAAGACGAACTTCGACATCGTGTTCCTCGAGACCGACGCCGTCCAGAGCGACGGCGGCCTCTCCGTCTCGAACGAGGACGAGGCACGCATCAAGACGCTGCTCTGTGAGGGCGGCCGGCACGTCATCCTGGTCGCCGACGGCAGTAAACTGGACAGTCGGAGTTTCCGCGAGTTCGCGACGCTCAGCGACATCGACATGTTCATCACGGACGTGTCGCTGAGCGACGAGATGCAGCGGGCGTTCGAACAGGCCGGCGTCACCGTGGTCGACAACCTAGTTGCCGTTCCGTGA